A region of the Procambarus clarkii isolate CNS0578487 chromosome 29, FALCON_Pclarkii_2.0, whole genome shotgun sequence genome:
CATATTGTCCTCCCATCTTCCAGCATATTGTCCTCCCATCTTCTAGCAGATTGCCTTCCATCTTCCAGCAAATTGCCATTCAGTTTTCCAGCTTCCCACATTTCAGAACATTATCCTTTCAAATTTTGGTACATTATCCTTCCATCTTCCATCATATTGCCATTCCATTTTTTAGCACATTACATTTTCATATTCCATTCCACACTTTACTACAATATTctatatattgtatattaaatTTACAAAAAACTAATAACACTAATAATATTTCGGCAaacaggtcaaatttatatgatgtatatatacacacggtAATTTTGAAGATCGCTAATGGATAGAGTGGTATGGGACAACAAATAACTATCCTTATTGCAGTTCATGGTGTGTGAAATTCAGTTTAAAGAGTAAAGGTGACAATTGTTGTTGTATATGTACCATGTGATAACAAAAGTGAGAATAAAAAAATGGGGGAGGAGAAAGAGATCAGTGTACTGTACTACCAAGGACTTGTAGATTAATTGTAATGCATGATATCAATGGTAAAGTGGATCTGATCTTGAAAATAGTACAATGGAAGTACTGTAATGGTGTTTCAGGAATATGTGACAAtgtctgtacagtactgtatattgaaaGATGCAATGAGAGTTATGTCTTAATAATATATACTGTGTTTGAAACAAGGTTTATTCATAAATATATGGTAAATGGTACAGAGTGAATTGTGAAAATGTACTATAAGTTTAACTGACCAGCAGGTTCTTGTTGACAGAAGTATGCTCAAGTGTGTATAGTCAGCGAGAGGAATAAATGAAGGTCTGCAAGATTcatgttgatgctgtgaaagacatGAATGGCAAAAAGTGTGATCATACCTCATAAAGATCCAAGAGGTAAAAGAATAATTGCCGAGTAGTATTGAGAGAGAACTAGTACACGAATACAAAAAAAAAGAAGTTTATAATGAACTTGGAGATGGAGACTATGCGATCCTAAATTATCACAGGGCAACTTTTCAATTATGGGAGTGCAGTGATGGTTTATTCACCACAGATGTTGATACCGCTTTAACTTTCTGTAAACAAAATTAGTAAGTGCATTGATGTAATTGATATAGTGTTATTTCCAAACAGATACCTAGGACTGTGTTAAGGAGTATTAATATAAGTTCCATAAATGTACTTTTCTCATACAGTAGTTAACACAAATTTAAATGTATGTTCCTTCTTGAATTTTAACATAATTATTGTTTTACAAAGTGTCCATGGCATCATTATTGCCACACCAACCTTCTTGCACAAGGATCTGGTCATTCGAGGTCTGAGTACTGGAAAAGCCATCTTCTGTGAAAAGCCCATTGCTGAAGACACTGAAGGAATCAAACATTGCTATGAGATGGCTCATAAAGTATgtataaaactgttcattctttATGTGATGATACTTTCTCAACATAActaatttattttttttgttttcttcaTATTAGTCAGATCACATAACTGCATAATTAATATAGTGCAGTACTGCACTATATTGtacacagtactgtactataGTTACAAATTAATTTAACCAAAATTTTATATTCTCACCAATCATATTTCCACATAGGTAGGGAAGCCCATCCTATGTGGATTTAACCGTCGATTTGACCCCAGCTTCTGCTATCTGAGGGATCAAGTACAAGCGGGCACAGTTGGGCAGGTGCACATGATCAAAACTGTTGCCAGAGACTCTCCTCTACCCTCTGTAGAATATCTTAAAATATCAGGTGAATTTATATTCAGAATAATCCAGGCATAAATGTAATCAGGATAATAATGTTTTGGTAAGCATTAGATGAGCCTAACAGTCTCCAAAGATGATTCTAACTCAGATGAGTGATCCTAGTGACTCAGATGAATAATTCTAGATTCAGACGAGTCTAACcagagagccaaagttcaaccccccacaaacacaactagatgagtacagtaTCTCCACAGAACACTTTCATAATGAGAGGTAATAGAATATTTCATAGAAGAAATATTGCCAGTACTCAAAGTCTCTCCTTATGAGAATTTTGAATATCAGTAAAAAGTTTATGCAGAACATGTAGTGAAGAAGTCACAATATCAGGGCTGGAACAAACCAGAGCTTTAACCAAACACATCTGTCCATCCTGGTCCATTATCAAATCCAGGATGGACAGAAACATCCTCATCATTTTACAACTATTAATGTGTAGGTTTAGTGGTTTATTATATACGAAACATTTATAAATTTATATGGGCACACAGATTTAAGGATCTACATAATTTATATGAGAATTGTTTTTATATTGCATGTCAATTTTTATGGCACATAAGTTTAGGGAAATAATAAACTTTTGGATTTTCAACTAGAGTACCATGCCAAgaaaaataaaagtaaaaaataaacAAAGAAATAAGGCTTTGACTAAATATGAAAATCCCCTTTTGGAGCATaacttgttttttatttatttatacagtatacacaagagttcttacattcttgtacaactatTTCCTAGCTTCCTAAATAAAGTAACGATATGCTGTGTCATATGACGAGAATCATGTAATCAGACACGATGACATTCTGGCACTGGCACTATAGGCATATTTTTAATATGCCCCAGCAGGGTCACTAACAGACCCTGGACACCATATACTGTAGGGTCAGGGACCACACCATATACTGTAGGGTCAGGGACTACACCATATACCGTAAAGTCAGGGACCACACCATATACAATAGGGTCAGGGACTACACCATATACCGTAAGATCAGGGACTACACCATATACTGTAGGGTCAGGGACAACACCATATACTGTAGGGTCAGGGACTACACCATATACTGTAGGGTCAGGGACTACACCATATACTGTAGGGTCAGGGACTAcaccatatacagtactgtagggTTAGGGACCACAACATATACTGTAGGGTCAGGATCACACCATGTATTGTATAATAATTTAAAGGACTTTCATTAATTTCTCCAAAATTATACGAAATAGAACAAATTTGTTAATTGCAAAATCACTAACTATTGACAACTTTAAATATAAGCTTATGTAGATACCTGCAATATATAGCGAAATATGTTAAAAGGCAAAAGCCTCGCAGCTACATCTTACCGTTTATGAATTCATATGCTTTACATAAGTGACACCTAATTAACAATTACCCTAACAAATTAAATCGAATCTGTTTTTATTATGAAATCATTAAATTAgaaagttttttaaacttttttcagGTGGAATCTTTCATGACTGTGCTGTCCATGACGTTGATTTAATATGCTGGGTGATTGGCGAGTATCCAACCCACGTGTTTGCCTCAGCCACGGCTTTTATCCCAGAGGTGGCCAAGATGAATGATTATGATACGGTTGCcttcaccatgaagttcccttcaGGAGCCATCTCGATGACAGACCTGAGCCGCTTTGCTGCCTACGGATACGATCAACGGCTGGAGGTAAAGTGATTACTTTTGCCTTTAACTGTAAGTTAATAACATGGTTATTATTACTGCATTACCCAATTTTGCACCTTCATACAGTGAACAAGTATTCACCTTAAAGAATGGAAAAGTATTGTATGACATTTAGATTTAAGATAATAGAAACAGCCCAACAAATATCTAGCCTATGAGGAAATAACTACATTAAATAGAAATAAAGAAATTACTAAAAAGTCATGTCCTTCAAAATATGTTATCATATTTATAATACAGTTAACTAATGCATTGTATAAAATAATTAGCTCCTCTGCAATAAAGGTGGATATGTAGTTAAGGAGCCATCTTCCCTATTCTTCACCCTATTGAAGGTAAAATACGGCCATAAGTTTGGGATTTACAAATCCACCCAGATCCCAAAAAGTGTTAAGCTGACAGTATTAGCTGTGATATGGAGTAGTGCGGAATGAAGGTTAGAAGTGGTGAAAATGTTCAGGCATGGTAAGTTTGATGTACTTGGGTTTTACAGAAGTAATCATCAAAAGAAAGTGACAGGTCAGTATGTCTAGAAGATGAAGTTGAAAGAAAAGAAGTGGGAACTAAATTGTGTAAGTAGTGCAATATAAAGCAGGAAGCAAAAACTaattattttattgtattataCACAACAAAAATTGTAGTGGTGTGAATTGTAATACTGAAGATATTGAGCTTTGTTATTGCATCAGAGCAGCAGTTTTCTAAAAGCTACACAGCACAGTGAATATACTGTACAGTTTTTACATTACAGTACAGGTATACAATACAGTACCTGAAAATTAAAATGAATGCTTTAATTTAGATATTTAGAATTAGCAAAGATATTAGACATTACTTAGGTAAAGAATATGGGctatatcttcactacacacaatctTTGTCATTGTAAGGTTTtcagggctcaggaactgaagtcCCATATAACCTATGACCATCTTCAGGTCAAATGGGAAAGTTGTACAGAGTTTGTGTGAATGCTGTCAAATGGTGTTGGAATGCATAACAGCCAGACATTGGGATTTATATAGATAACAAAGTATAAAAATATGATTGAGTTATCTTCTTTGGAAAATATATCTGTATACAGTAGATTAATAACGATTGAAAGGAAGTATCGATCACTGAAAATTGTCATATACTGTACTCTATGATGAAAATACTGAACCATAAAATCTACCTTAAATCTTAACTGCCTCTTTATAGATTATATTACCAATGTATTACTGAATATATTATTTTCCAGCCTTTTGCAAAAACACATTTTAGCTTATGAGACTGTACATAGGTACACCACATGTTCAGTTCAGCTGGGAAACTTTTTTAGGATACAAAACGCAAGTAACATTGTACAGTTATTATCAACATGTTCTGAATGTCCGCAGGTGTTTGGACCCAAGGGAATGGTGGCATCAGGTAATGAACGATCCCTACCTCATGACGACCTCCACTGCACAAGGAGAGAGCCAGCCACCTCTCCTCTACTCCTTCCCATCACGTTACTATGATGGGTACATTAATGAGCTCAATCATTTCTGTGATGTCATCCAAGGTACTGTATACTCAAGAAAGTAGTGTTCACTTAATGACCAAATCATTGCATAAACAAAATTTATTTGAAAAGTTGGACACTGCTGCACAATGTAAATAAAACATTTTAAAACTTCCCCTGATAACTGGATGAGCATTTTCTGCTGCGAGGGCGGACTCTTTCAGTTGTTGGGGGGTTATATATCAATGCAATTATTACAGCATAAAAAGGTTACAGGTTATAGTAACCATTACAGTGTTACCATAGTTGTAGAATAACAGCAGTACTTAGTGATTGTTACAATAATGATTCAGGCGTGTTACACTTGATGCTAAAGTGATATCTGATCACGTTACACTGTAGGTGGTGTAACAGTCCCTCATATAATTTTGGACTGTATATGTAGCTAAGGAAAACCAAAAGCATGTTCATCATCTTTTCACCTCACACCAGTTTTCAAGAATTACTCAACCCAAATTGTTCCAAAACTGTATTTACATTGAcacaaaattataaaataaaagacACTAGGATTAATATTAAGGCAATACTAATTCTAGTATTTTGTATTCTCATCAGGACTAGATGATCTTCAGCTACCAGGAGAGAATACGCTGAAAGTGTCCACCATTACTACTGCCCTTGAGAAATCGGCTGCTACAGGACAAATGATTGAAGTTAAATATTGATGCTCTCTATCCAGCTTCTGAGAAGATTTAAGAGGATTTCTGACTTAATGACTATAATCTGTCTATTGTGAAGTTTAACATGCATTTTCAGTGGGGTGAAAAGCATCATGCAAGCATCATGCCAATGAGTGATTTAGGGACCCAGGCCAAATTTCTTGCCACAAGAAACAAAACTGCATACAATGAAGTTTATTTCAAGTAGTAATAAGTCAATTTACAGATGCTTTCATACTGTGAATAATACAGAATAATTTATATAGGCTTCCCATATTTAACATACATTAatttttcccattactgtcagtaATGCTTTAGTATTAACGAATATATCCTTACCATCTGTAATAAATATCAGACAATATACAGTATTGTACTTGAAACAAATATTATACACTACACATTAATTAGGAAATTTTGTTACCATTTCTTGGCATGATAGAATAACCATCTGTTCACATGTTACAAAGACTGTTCACAGCACGATTTCTCAGTTTTTTATCTTTTAAAGTTACAATTCAGTCTCTTGTCAACTAACCCAGGAATCATATAGCACACTGTTTAAACTCATCTGTCACATAATGGGAAACACTTATGAAAATTGGTTAAATGCATTCCCAGAGAAGATATTTTGTCTATGAATTTAGGTTTCTTATGAAAAAATGGTTACACAATTTCTTGTATACATTACCCCCTCTCCCTCTGCTCATCCCATCAAAGTTGCAAATATTTGTATGAGTAAAATCATTAATCCTAAATACAAAAATGTTCTCTTCTGCCTACACGCACAATCCCCTCTTATCTTGCACAAGTACAGGATCTTTCGGGTGGTTGGTTGACCAAACACACAGTGGTATCACTCCCAAATGTGCATTAGGATAAAAATATGCATTATACTGTTTCCAGTATTTATTATACTACAATTTGATTTACTATGTACAATACTGCATCTGCTGTTTATGTATCTTTTAGGAAACACAATGAACCAGGCTATAATCTTTCATAATGTGGGTTGGCATGTATATTTGACAATAAAAAGTTTCCTAAAATacatttttgtttttcttttaagTATATTTCTGAGCATAAACCACTCTGTCATTTCCTTTAGGCAATATTCAGCTCTCTCTCCATGATTTCCCTAACTTCCAGCTTGTCTGTCAAATCATGGACAAAGGGAGGCGGTGGAGTATTGTCAATTAGACTCAGAATGACTATCAGATAGTCCATTTGACTACACTCAAAATACTTCTTTAATTTGGATTCAACGAAACAGCTATGCCAGAGTTTAGCTCTGCTAAACTGCCAGTTACTATCTGGCAGCTACTCTAATCCTGCACTGTCAAAAGGGGATGAGGGACTCCACTTTATTTTCCAACCAGGATCTCCTACTGAATTCACCAATCAGCAAGGAACCAATGACCAGGCTGTTTAGAGTTCATCCTGAGACTTTGGTCTCATATGCAGTGGGTCTGTAGTTTGCAATGGATGCTTATATATGAATGTTTACACTATCTCTTGTGTGTCCCTCAAGCATTTACTGGCTGGTGTTACAGTCAACTACTCTGTGGGGGCTATAGAAAGGATCTGTTGTGTTTTTGCCTCCAAGATTCTGACACTTGCAACCATACATCAGCTGCAGGATTTGCTCTGAAGCATCTTTTCTGGGACTTGTTCTAGGTTTTTAAACGAAGGGTTTCATGTTCTAGGTTTTTAAATGAAAAGTTTCATGTTCTTCGTAACTTTATCTCCCAGGTGTCATATAGTTTGGAGGTACTTATGTTTTGCCTCTGCACCCTCTTCTGGGGTATATCTGCTTTTGCACATCACCCCGAGAATGAGCCTTAAATTATTTCGGTGCTGTTCCTGTGATGGCATtcttcctggtttgtgcctcttcTTCATAGTCCTGTCATGCCCTCCTGGGGTTTTAGTTTTTGTGATTCTCTTGGGAAGCACTTCCACCTGTTTTGATGCTGTCACAATGCTGTGTGTTTTGACGTGGCTGTGCTTATGCTTTAAGTTTCTTTAGTATATGGTCTGGATAGCATTGTTGAGGACGGTCTGCCTGTTAGGTTTCTTTAAGGTTGGTTCCCTTTACACCAGGAGCAAGGGTGTTCATGCCCCTGATGTAAAGGGGGCATGGACAACCTTTTTTGTATTCCTAGGCCTTATCAGGAACACAAAAAACTCCTGGCAAGGCTTAATGCCACTTCACTAATTCCCAAGTACCACTATGTATCTGCACCTGCATCACACCTTTGGCAACTTGCCCCGAGATTGAGCGTCCCTTCTTTTGGAAGCAGTTTCGGGCCAGTAGGGGTCTAGTGGCAGTAGAAAGTTTACTCTGCACTTGTGCCTCTTCTTTTTGGAAAGAAGGATATTGTATTGCAGCCGTTTCCTTTGGGAGTGAGCTTTTGATTTTCTCGGTTACTCTGCTTCCTCAGGCCACAACTTTGTGAATGCTACAGGTCATCCCTATGATGCCAAGCAGAGCTAGGACATGCTTGAGGTactgtatatatgaattaatgtaGATGTCATTCAAGGCTGGACTGGGCATTCTACCCCTAGCACCAGTATGACCATTAGTTAAATTATAAATTCTAGCTAAATTGTTCTCTACTAATTCACTGGTATACCAAGGATGTTCATCTCAAAATACTGCCCAATTTTAATGTTACAAACCTTACCTTTTGTGCTAAAAACAGAAAAACAAAAAGTATTATGAGTCATCTGACAAAGACTACCAACTTAATGTCTTTAAATTAAAATGTACACCTAATACCTCTTGTATATAATGTGCTTGATTTTCTAAgatattaatagatttttatgaaAAATAATATTCTTAACCTAAATAAcaagaaattaattataaatagtgtactatatatatatcctactatATCATATTTAAATTATAAGTAATTCATATATTCTAAACTAGCTTTGGCTTTCTCTAGCTGATGTAAGAAGTCATAAAATTTCTGTACGGACATCTCAACGTGCCTGGGAGTGAGACGACCATCAGGGGCACGAGAAACAAGCTTCACTTGCACAAATGTTCGCCCAGCTTCCCCCTCTGAGCTGCTGCCTGCCACAACTGTCCAAATTAATAATGAGAATGAATTCTTTCTcaactttataatttattatactgtatatgaatATGAGAATGTATGAATGCTGCAAGTTACATCTTATGAAAGGAAAAGTAAAGTGATGAGTAGAAAATGACATTTTGATCAGTTAAAATCTTTAACAATATTCATGTGAATAGGTGGAGTGAGAATTAAAAATATTACGGGAAAATGTAAAGGCCAAGTCAGTAAATTACAAGATTGATGAGGCTATAATGAGATGGTCTGGACATGTTGAACCAATGGAAGATGATAAACTGGTGAAGAGTTTGTATTTGAAGCATTATTAACAACTCAAAGAGTACTATTAATACGCCTAAGAACAAACACTATTAACTACTCCCAGAGCAAGAATATGAGAGGTATTTAGTTAAATTATTTTTCTACCCACCTCCAAATTTCCACTGAAGATCGACAAGTTGCCCTCTAGGGTTATTCAGCAATTTTCGCGAGGACACCAATTCTTGAAGTTGATCACGCTACAAAGGATTTAGAGCTTAACAAAAGTACAGTAAAGAGAAATTCAACTTTTCCAAAAGCCAAAAACATATTCAGGACACCTGGGGCTCCAGGCTGTCTAATGGGAGAGGGAATGTAAAAGGGATTATAGAACAATTTAAAAGCATTATAAAGGAATTTAAAAGGGAATTT
Encoded here:
- the LOC123765026 gene encoding LOW QUALITY PROTEIN: inositol 2-dehydrogenase (The sequence of the model RefSeq protein was modified relative to this genomic sequence to represent the inferred CDS: deleted 1 base in 1 codon), which codes for MSTVKFAAPSPYSQGKQTAHITDFKHHGYVVGAGLDTVKNRYTVTVPEDLKVINVALFALGRAGSIHLTNLMRNSRFYLKYVVEADRRKLLRVQAEWRLPNTALLSPDEAEKVFQDPSVHGIIIATPTFLHKDLVIRGLSTGKAIFCEKPIAEDTEGIKHCYEMAHKVGKPILCGFNRRFDPSFCYLRDQVQAGTVGQVHMIKTVARDSPLPSVEYLKISGGIFHDCAVHDVDLICWVIGEYPTHVFASATAFIPEVAKMNDYDTVAFTMKFPSGAISMTDLSRFAAYGYDQRLEVFGPKGMVASGNERPYLMTTSTAQGESQPPLLYSFPSRYYDGYINELNHFCDVIQGLDDLQLPGENTLKVSTITTALEKSAATGQMIEVKY